From the genome of Kiritimatiellales bacterium, one region includes:
- a CDS encoding IS1595 family transposase: MSNKYIFHSRISEHDFRRIIRCFSVDIEASKIAVLTGLSRNTINRIFYAVRQRIAECCELDSPFKCGEVELDESYFGARRVR; encoded by the coding sequence ATGAGTAATAAATATATTTTTCATTCAAGGATTTCGGAACACGATTTCCGGCGTATTATCCGCTGCTTCTCGGTGGATATTGAAGCATCGAAGATTGCTGTTCTTACCGGGCTGAGCCGCAACACCATCAACCGGATTTTTTATGCAGTTCGTCAGCGGATTGCGGAGTGTTGCGAACTGGACAGTCCGTTTAAATGCGGCGAAGTTGAACTGGATGAAAGCTATTTTGGCGCCCGTCGTGTCCG